The following proteins are co-located in the Flavobacteriales bacterium genome:
- a CDS encoding MGMT family protein — translation MALKPVKLSEKNKDFFQQVHEVAKLVPYGRVTSYGAIAKYLGAARSSRMVGWAMNAAHGDSGIPAHRVVNRIGLLSGKMHFATPDTMQQLLEAEGVIVIDDQVQNFDQLFWDPMKELKI, via the coding sequence ATGGCATTAAAACCCGTTAAACTTTCGGAAAAGAACAAAGATTTTTTTCAGCAGGTACATGAAGTCGCCAAACTTGTACCTTATGGAAGAGTTACATCCTATGGAGCAATTGCAAAATATCTTGGGGCTGCACGTTCATCACGTATGGTGGGCTGGGCTATGAATGCAGCGCATGGCGATTCTGGCATACCTGCTCACCGGGTGGTGAACCGCATTGGATTGTTATCGGGTAAAATGCATTTTGCAACACCGGATACCATGCAGCAATTATTGGAAGCAGAAGGAGTAATTGTTATTGATGATCAGGTTCAGAATTTTGATCAGCTTTTTTGGGATCCCATGAAAGAATTAAAAATTTAA
- the trmB gene encoding tRNA (guanosine(46)-N7)-methyltransferase TrmB yields the protein MGKNKLERWAEMEGFPHVIQDSRAELMKTPHAIQGKWNSDFFKNEHPIVLELGCGKGEYTVGLARRFPNKNFIGIDVKGARIWRGAKTVLEEKISNAGFIRTRIDFIAAFFSPGEVSEIWLTFSDPQPRPQWEKKRLTSPWFLERYTRLLGKDGIIHVKSDSDLLYEYTREVIRRYQLKCIVDTNDLYGDDFNSFDAETRDILDIRTFYEEMWLSKGKKIKYLKFILLADFKRRDDIIIEMDPALAALEEYYKTVDGIKTR from the coding sequence ATGGGTAAAAACAAACTTGAACGTTGGGCCGAAATGGAGGGATTTCCGCATGTTATTCAGGATTCGCGTGCTGAATTAATGAAAACACCTCATGCTATACAAGGGAAATGGAATTCGGATTTTTTTAAAAATGAACATCCGATTGTTTTAGAGCTGGGTTGTGGAAAGGGTGAATACACAGTTGGCTTAGCACGACGCTTTCCCAATAAAAATTTCATTGGTATCGACGTTAAAGGGGCGCGGATTTGGCGTGGTGCGAAAACGGTATTGGAGGAAAAAATTTCCAATGCAGGATTTATCCGGACTAGAATCGATTTTATAGCCGCATTTTTTTCACCGGGTGAAGTAAGTGAAATATGGCTGACATTTTCCGACCCACAGCCTCGTCCGCAATGGGAGAAAAAGCGTTTAACCTCTCCATGGTTTTTGGAAAGATATACCCGTCTGTTGGGTAAGGATGGAATTATTCATGTAAAATCAGATAGTGATTTATTGTACGAATACACAAGGGAAGTAATTCGTCGTTATCAATTGAAGTGTATTGTTGACACCAATGATTTATATGGCGATGATTTCAATTCATTCGATGCGGAAACCAGAGATATTCTCGACATCCGCACCTTTTATGAAGAGATGTGGTTATCGAAAGGAAAGAAAATAAAATACCTGAAATTTATATTGCTTGCCGATTTTAAACGTCGCGATGATATTATCATAGAAATGGATCCTGCGCTTGCTGCATTGGAAGAATATTATAAAACTGTAGATGGCATTAAAACCCGTTAA
- a CDS encoding glycosyltransferase, whose amino-acid sequence MMNQERILIAPLNWGLGHASRCVPLIDRFLNEGHHLLIAGYGDAGEYLKKRYPQLEYIHFPGMEINYANKRWMKLKMLYQFPKLIRSISKEHIQLKSIIEKHKITKVISDNRFGLYNKNVHCVFITHQVFIKTGLFEKLIHKINSSYIRRYNECWIPDVETEPSLSGELSHGNTLPENCKYIGPLSRFSGVTLPPAEATLDVVIVISGPEPSRTRFEMQMIERFKNTGKKIALIRGTCAPSTLIFPSEFVTVVDLAMDDELLMLYAKSKHIICRSGYSTIMDLHALNLTAEYIATPGQPEQEYLAKLHSKHN is encoded by the coding sequence ATGATGAATCAGGAACGAATTCTTATTGCCCCTTTAAATTGGGGTTTAGGTCATGCCAGTCGCTGCGTGCCGCTTATCGACCGTTTCCTGAACGAAGGTCACCATCTATTAATCGCCGGATACGGAGATGCCGGGGAATATTTAAAAAAAAGGTACCCTCAACTTGAATACATCCATTTTCCGGGAATGGAAATCAATTATGCGAATAAGCGATGGATGAAATTGAAAATGCTTTATCAATTTCCGAAATTGATCAGAAGCATTTCAAAAGAACATATCCAGTTAAAAAGCATCATAGAAAAACACAAAATCACGAAAGTGATTTCCGATAACCGCTTCGGGTTGTACAATAAAAATGTGCATTGTGTTTTTATCACCCATCAGGTTTTTATCAAAACCGGATTATTCGAAAAATTAATTCATAAAATAAATTCCTCTTATATCAGGCGATACAACGAATGCTGGATTCCGGATGTTGAAACGGAACCTTCATTATCGGGAGAGCTATCTCATGGAAACACACTTCCTGAAAACTGTAAATATATTGGTCCACTCTCCCGTTTTTCCGGAGTAACCTTACCTCCTGCAGAAGCAACGCTGGATGTAGTCATTGTAATATCCGGACCTGAACCAAGCAGAACAAGGTTTGAAATGCAAATGATTGAACGGTTTAAAAACACCGGTAAAAAAATTGCACTGATCCGCGGCACTTGTGCTCCTTCTACCCTGATTTTTCCTTCTGAATTTGTAACTGTGGTAGATTTAGCTATGGATGATGAATTATTAATGCTTTATGCAAAATCGAAACACATTATCTGTCGCTCGGGTTATTCCACCATTATGGATTTGCATGCCTTAAATCTAACTGCAGAATACATTGCAACGCCGGGTCAGCCCGAACAGGAATACCTGGCAAAACTCCATTCCAAACACAACTAA
- a CDS encoding T9SS type A sorting domain-containing protein produces MKRFFVLLPALFFTLSVFAQQNLDRCATDVSLKHRLQVNPSLQNRMMQAEQRASHWSNRQGGRSLRSGIITIPVVVHLVYNPNTAGSNIPDSLIFSQIDILNEDFRRLNANAVNTRSIFDTIAADIGVQFCLASVDPNGNPTTGIERISSTASHALTPFNNSVKSTATGGADPWPPTDYLNLWICDMSFFGTPLVLGYAQFPGDDPATDGVVIQYQYIGLTNDPATAPANLGRTTSHEVGHWLGLRHIWGDGDCSMDDLVWDTPNADAQSNFDCDTTKNTCDDLGNPFWAGMNPPDMVENFMDYSSDSCMNMFTLGQSDRIWSFLSTDRLSLFSSNGCGIPTLNAYATLTHNSCQGDCGGIGIVTPVSGVAPFTFEWDDPNTQTDSMAVYLCEGVYHCKIKDANNDSIIVTVNIYDPNPLVAYNNVIGNATCSNCADGSAAIQVSGGTPPLTYSLNGGAAQTDSLFSGLNPGTYSVMIMDACGEMINTSITIGNSVSVFETEFNSSISIYPNPAEDLFMISFASVHQSKIITVYDAIGNKVYSESVNGNVSTIDVSQWSNGVYVINVSIAGYQFNRRLIVK; encoded by the coding sequence ATGAAAAGATTCTTCGTCCTTCTTCCCGCGCTCTTTTTTACATTGAGCGTTTTTGCACAGCAAAACTTAGATCGTTGTGCAACGGATGTTTCTTTGAAGCATCGCTTACAGGTAAATCCCTCCTTGCAAAACCGCATGATGCAGGCTGAGCAACGAGCATCTCATTGGTCGAATCGCCAGGGTGGACGTTCACTCCGCAGTGGAATTATCACCATTCCTGTGGTGGTCCATTTGGTGTATAATCCCAATACAGCAGGTTCTAACATCCCCGATTCGCTGATTTTTTCGCAGATCGATATTTTAAACGAAGATTTCCGTCGCTTAAATGCCAATGCCGTTAATACCCGTTCCATTTTCGATACTATTGCTGCAGATATCGGTGTACAGTTTTGTCTGGCATCGGTAGATCCAAATGGTAATCCAACCACAGGGATAGAGCGAATATCATCCACTGCTTCGCATGCGCTTACGCCTTTTAATAATAGCGTTAAAAGCACAGCTACAGGTGGAGCAGATCCATGGCCTCCGACCGATTATTTGAATTTGTGGATTTGTGATATGTCCTTTTTTGGAACGCCGCTGGTTTTAGGATATGCTCAATTTCCGGGCGACGATCCTGCAACGGACGGTGTGGTGATTCAATATCAATACATCGGTTTAACCAATGATCCTGCAACTGCTCCTGCAAACTTAGGAAGAACCACTTCGCATGAAGTTGGACATTGGCTCGGTTTACGTCACATTTGGGGTGATGGCGATTGCTCAATGGATGATTTGGTTTGGGACACTCCAAATGCAGATGCTCAATCAAATTTCGATTGCGATACGACCAAGAATACCTGCGATGATTTGGGTAATCCTTTTTGGGCAGGGATGAATCCGCCCGACATGGTAGAGAATTTTATGGATTATTCTTCTGATTCGTGTATGAATATGTTCACTCTTGGACAAAGCGATAGAATCTGGTCTTTTTTATCTACTGATCGATTGAGTTTGTTTTCTTCCAATGGTTGTGGTATTCCAACATTAAATGCATACGCTACATTAACCCATAATAGTTGTCAGGGCGACTGCGGTGGTATTGGAATTGTAACTCCGGTATCGGGTGTTGCTCCGTTTACGTTTGAATGGGACGATCCAAATACGCAAACAGACAGCATGGCGGTTTACTTGTGCGAAGGTGTTTACCATTGCAAAATCAAAGATGCCAATAACGATTCAATTATTGTCACCGTTAACATCTACGATCCGAATCCGCTGGTTGCCTATAATAATGTAATTGGCAATGCCACTTGTTCCAATTGTGCCGATGGTAGTGCAGCCATTCAGGTATCCGGAGGAACACCGCCACTCACTTATTCTCTAAATGGAGGAGCTGCACAAACGGATTCTTTATTTTCCGGTTTAAATCCAGGTACCTATTCAGTAATGATTATGGATGCCTGCGGTGAAATGATCAACACAAGCATTACCATTGGCAATAGTGTATCGGTATTTGAAACGGAATTCAATTCTTCCATTTCCATTTATCCCAATCCGGCAGAAGATCTTTTTATGATCAGTTTCGCTTCCGTGCATCAATCAAAAATCATTACGGTGTATGATGCCATCGGGAATAAAGTTTACAGTGAATCCGTTAATGGTAATGTTTCTACCATCGATGTTTCCCAATGGTCCAATGGGGTTTATGTGATTAACGTATCTATAGCGGGATATCAATTTAACCGACGTTTAATCGTAAAATAA
- a CDS encoding sensor histidine kinase, whose amino-acid sequence MNSTTPRGIALIASLITGGIVFFSVLFSSFAVSGKWNLFFPLVTASVSVVISFLVVFYLVDRFIYARVKVIYKTIYNQKLNKETKEKIQSSPDMIGDVNDEVIEWAKDKDQQIEKLKEQENFRREFLGNLAHELKTPIFSIQGYILTLLDGGLDDPSINRNFLQRAANGVDRITHIIEDLDTITQLESGRLELDKRKINIVDLAKEVMDSLEMKAKDKGIVLNFNKEYEKPIYVNCDKNRIAQVLTNLLVNSVNYGKEGGKTSIRFFDMDENILIEVADNGPGIAKQHLNRIFERFYRVDKSRARNQGGSGLGLAIVKHIIEAHHQTVNVRSTEGVGTTFAFTLERAK is encoded by the coding sequence ATGAATAGTACAACGCCCCGTGGTATAGCATTGATTGCTTCCCTCATCACGGGTGGCATTGTTTTTTTCTCTGTTCTATTTTCTTCTTTTGCCGTTAGTGGAAAATGGAATTTATTTTTTCCGCTGGTTACGGCTTCTGTTTCGGTTGTTATTTCCTTTTTGGTTGTCTTTTATTTAGTAGATCGTTTTATTTACGCTCGTGTAAAAGTGATTTATAAAACTATTTACAATCAAAAATTAAATAAAGAGACGAAAGAAAAAATTCAGTCTTCTCCCGATATGATCGGAGATGTAAATGATGAAGTAATTGAGTGGGCTAAGGATAAGGACCAACAAATTGAAAAACTAAAAGAACAGGAAAATTTCAGAAGAGAATTTCTTGGTAATCTTGCGCACGAATTAAAAACACCCATATTCAGTATCCAGGGTTATATCCTCACCTTGCTGGATGGCGGATTGGATGATCCCTCCATTAACCGCAACTTTCTTCAGCGTGCAGCAAATGGGGTTGATCGAATAACCCATATCATTGAGGATCTCGATACAATTACACAGTTGGAATCTGGCAGACTGGAATTGGATAAACGAAAAATCAACATTGTCGATTTAGCCAAAGAAGTAATGGATTCGCTGGAGATGAAGGCAAAGGACAAAGGCATCGTTTTAAATTTCAATAAAGAATACGAAAAACCGATTTACGTCAATTGCGATAAAAACCGGATTGCACAGGTTTTAACGAATCTATTGGTGAATTCCGTTAATTACGGTAAAGAAGGCGGAAAAACATCGATTCGTTTTTTCGATATGGATGAGAATATTTTAATTGAAGTGGCGGATAATGGTCCCGGTATAGCCAAACAACATTTAAACCGGATTTTTGAACGTTTTTACCGTGTAGATAAAAGCCGAGCCCGCAATCAAGGGGGGTCTGGACTTGGTCTTGCCATTGTAAAGCATATTATTGAGGCTCATCACCAAACGGTGAACGTGAGAAGCACGGAAGGGGTAGGAACCACATTTGCATTTACGCTGGAACGCGCTAAATGA
- a CDS encoding response regulator transcription factor: MSNSVTNRILLVDDEADILEMVKYNLEKEGYEVYTAGNGREAIEAAKKYKPELILLDVMMPEMDGVEACMSLREMDDFKNTIIAFLTARGEDYSQIAGFESGADDYITKPIKPRVLVSRVKALLRRGSVAETATPQQVAGISIDRERYIVYKDGEELSLPKKEFELLALLLSKPGKVFTRESIMNDVWGNEIVVGDRTIDVHIRKLREKLGEDLIKTVKGVGYKLDN; this comes from the coding sequence ATGTCAAATTCAGTTACAAATCGAATTCTGTTAGTTGATGACGAAGCAGATATTCTTGAGATGGTAAAATACAATCTCGAGAAGGAGGGGTATGAGGTATATACCGCAGGGAATGGGCGTGAAGCTATTGAAGCAGCAAAAAAATACAAACCCGAATTAATATTATTGGACGTAATGATGCCGGAAATGGACGGTGTTGAGGCATGTATGAGTCTGCGTGAAATGGATGATTTTAAAAACACCATCATCGCATTTCTTACTGCACGTGGTGAAGATTATTCGCAAATCGCGGGTTTTGAAAGTGGAGCGGACGATTACATTACCAAGCCAATAAAACCAAGAGTACTTGTTAGCCGGGTAAAAGCATTATTACGCCGAGGTTCAGTTGCCGAAACTGCAACACCGCAACAGGTGGCAGGGATTTCAATTGACAGGGAACGTTATATCGTTTATAAAGACGGAGAAGAACTTTCCTTACCCAAAAAAGAATTCGAATTACTTGCACTTTTACTTTCTAAACCCGGAAAAGTATTTACCAGAGAGTCCATCATGAATGATGTGTGGGGAAATGAAATTGTAGTGGGAGACCGCACTATTGATGTTCACATTCGTAAACTTCGCGAAAAATTAGGTGAGGATTTAATCAAAACCGTTAAAGGGGTCGGTTACAAACTCGATAATTAA
- a CDS encoding carboxypeptidase-like regulatory domain-containing protein — MKQISNYLLLMIFLCTGSFALAQTGIKGIVKDKLTGETLIGANVKVEKVSGKGASTGLDGDFQILLNPGTYKVTASYISYKDKTIEVTVTQGALTELVFAMETESSVIDEVSIEVTRITNTEQAVINEIKNEDQVVSAIGAQEIQKTSMRDAAEVARRIPGVTVVDNRFVIVRGLTERYNAVMLNNALAPSVETDAKSFSFDLVPSQVIDRFLIYKSPSADLPGEFAGGAIKIYTKNFPENNSIYGGYSLSYRPGTTFDEFKSNGSSKGEWLGFGKKGRDLPSSFPENVRDITDPTQLQSIGQSLNNDWSLQNKSAMPDQRFNLGFDRIWTDSITKRKIGMVTAINYTNSNLHFISNRYDYNTFDEITKTSDTIFGYHDTIYQKQYRFGAITNWGYKKGNTTIDFRNLFNQMAFNETTLRGGENHEEGNDRKEYAYRFNQRSILSSQLTGNHIFKEDANGNAVDVLDWTLGFSMARRSDPDWRRVRYTRDIGTQNPWQAYIPFSAQPFYMGRLYLNMNENIMMGAANYEHTFISFDKDGVIKKFQPKIKGGFYVENKARDFSVRNIGYATSNFMNFNYSIPYQSIDSLLQPANIDPVTGLKIDEDTKLSDSYHAENKLRSFYLMGTLPWERFNLVAGVRAEDNTQILNTGTITNQPLDTSYHTFRILPSINMAYHLKKDTMLLRLGYGRTLNRPEFRELAPLTFYDFVFNAIYSGNPELQTPSIDNIDLRWELYPHAGEMISAGVFYKYFKNPIELYFQPGVGSGGTRSFTFGNALSATSYGGEIDIRKSLQDTKIGFIEDLTIVANASYIFSKIELSDGQANTGLNASRPMMGQSPYILNGGLYYQNDSLGLSISLIYNRIGQRVVIVGVPGIPEVYEMPRNLMDLTVSKDLGKYVTLRFSIQDIFNNSTMLLQDANGDGKLDRANDQKMQEFKRGSYFTFGASFRISKE; from the coding sequence ATGAAACAAATTTCAAATTATCTCCTGCTAATGATTTTCCTCTGTACTGGTAGTTTTGCCCTTGCGCAAACCGGTATCAAAGGAATTGTGAAAGATAAGTTAACTGGAGAGACACTCATCGGAGCGAATGTTAAGGTAGAAAAGGTATCGGGAAAAGGAGCCTCCACCGGATTAGATGGCGATTTTCAGATTTTATTGAATCCGGGAACTTACAAAGTAACTGCGTCTTATATCTCTTACAAAGACAAAACCATCGAAGTAACCGTTACACAGGGAGCACTTACAGAACTGGTATTTGCCATGGAAACGGAATCCAGCGTAATTGATGAGGTGAGTATTGAAGTAACGCGCATTACCAATACGGAACAAGCGGTTATCAATGAAATTAAAAATGAGGACCAGGTAGTTAGCGCTATCGGGGCACAGGAAATTCAAAAAACATCCATGCGTGATGCCGCCGAAGTAGCACGAAGAATTCCGGGTGTTACCGTAGTGGATAACCGATTTGTGATTGTGCGCGGATTAACCGAACGATACAATGCGGTGATGCTCAATAATGCATTAGCACCTTCGGTTGAAACCGACGCGAAATCCTTTTCATTTGATTTGGTTCCGAGTCAGGTCATCGACCGCTTTCTCATTTACAAATCACCCTCTGCCGATCTTCCGGGTGAATTTGCCGGTGGAGCAATAAAAATTTACACCAAAAATTTTCCGGAAAACAATTCGATTTATGGTGGGTACTCCTTATCATACAGACCTGGAACTACTTTCGATGAATTCAAAAGTAACGGCAGCTCCAAAGGTGAATGGTTAGGATTCGGAAAAAAAGGAAGAGATCTTCCTTCCAGCTTTCCCGAAAATGTTCGTGACATTACAGACCCTACACAATTACAAAGTATTGGTCAATCCCTCAATAACGATTGGTCACTGCAAAACAAATCGGCCATGCCCGATCAACGTTTCAATCTTGGATTCGACCGGATTTGGACCGACAGCATCACAAAACGAAAAATCGGAATGGTAACCGCCATTAATTATACCAATTCAAATCTGCATTTCATTTCGAATCGTTATGATTATAACACCTTCGATGAAATCACAAAAACGAGCGACACCATTTTCGGATATCACGATACTATTTATCAAAAACAATATCGCTTTGGTGCTATTACCAACTGGGGATATAAAAAAGGAAACACCACCATCGATTTCAGAAATCTGTTCAACCAAATGGCCTTTAATGAAACCACATTAAGAGGCGGTGAAAATCACGAAGAAGGTAACGACAGAAAAGAATATGCCTATCGTTTTAATCAACGTTCCATTTTATCATCTCAGTTAACCGGTAACCACATTTTTAAAGAAGATGCCAATGGAAATGCAGTGGATGTTCTGGATTGGACCCTCGGTTTTTCCATGGCCAGAAGAAGTGATCCGGATTGGAGAAGGGTACGTTACACCCGCGATATCGGAACGCAAAATCCGTGGCAGGCATACATTCCATTTTCTGCACAACCATTTTATATGGGACGTTTATACCTCAACATGAATGAAAACATCATGATGGGTGCAGCCAACTATGAGCACACGTTTATTTCATTCGATAAAGACGGAGTAATTAAAAAATTCCAGCCGAAAATTAAAGGTGGATTTTATGTAGAAAATAAAGCCCGCGATTTTTCTGTTCGCAATATTGGTTATGCAACGTCGAATTTCATGAATTTTAATTATTCGATTCCTTACCAATCCATCGATAGTTTATTGCAACCTGCCAATATTGATCCGGTAACAGGATTAAAAATTGATGAAGACACCAAACTTTCCGACTCATACCATGCAGAAAACAAACTTCGTTCATTCTACCTCATGGGAACCTTGCCTTGGGAACGATTCAATTTAGTAGCCGGCGTAAGAGCTGAAGACAATACGCAAATCTTAAATACAGGTACAATTACCAATCAACCATTGGATACTTCGTATCATACATTCCGGATTTTACCTTCCATCAACATGGCCTATCATTTAAAAAAGGACACCATGTTACTTCGTTTGGGATACGGAAGAACATTGAATCGTCCGGAATTCCGTGAATTGGCACCACTCACTTTCTACGATTTCGTTTTTAATGCGATTTATTCAGGTAATCCCGAATTACAAACACCTTCTATCGATAATATCGATTTACGTTGGGAATTGTATCCACATGCAGGCGAAATGATTTCGGCTGGTGTGTTCTATAAATATTTTAAAAATCCGATTGAATTGTATTTCCAACCCGGAGTAGGATCCGGAGGAACACGGTCATTTACATTCGGAAATGCATTATCAGCTACATCCTACGGTGGAGAAATTGATATCCGTAAATCACTTCAGGATACAAAAATTGGATTCATCGAAGATCTTACCATCGTAGCCAATGCATCTTACATTTTTAGTAAAATTGAATTGTCGGACGGACAAGCCAACACGGGATTAAATGCATCACGTCCGATGATGGGTCAGTCGCCCTACATCCTTAACGGAGGATTGTATTACCAGAATGACAGTCTTGGATTAAGCATCAGCTTAATTTATAACCGCATTGGACAACGCGTTGTAATTGTTGGTGTACCCGGAATTCCTGAAGTATATGAAATGCCTAGAAACCTCATGGATTTAACGGTTAGCAAGGACCTGGGAAAATATGTTACGCTTCGTTTCAGCATTCAGGACATCTTCAATAATAGTACGATGTTATTGCAAGATGCCAATGGCGATGGAAAACTTGACCGCGCCAACGATCAGAAAATGCAGGAATTTAAACGCGGAAGTTATTTCACGTTCGGTGCAAGCTTCAGAATCAGTAAAGAATAA